One region of Rhodophyticola sp. CCM32 genomic DNA includes:
- the qatD gene encoding Qat anti-phage system TatD family nuclease QatD, protein MKPDFVDFHAHLDLYPNLADAIRICESSKTAKLAVTTTPRAFARNKELAKGSSFVRVALGLHPQLVAERASELALFADLLPQTRYVGEVGLDASPRHYRSFDNQKEVFGTILDLCAEAGDKVLSLHSVRCAKHVLDMVEAGLPTGRGAVVLHWFTGSASEARRAVDMGCYFSINERMFASAKVGAVLKVIPPDRLLTETDGPFVERNGVPLQPCREQQR, encoded by the coding sequence ATGAAACCCGATTTCGTGGATTTCCATGCCCACCTAGATCTATATCCGAATCTAGCAGATGCGATCAGAATATGTGAATCTTCAAAGACTGCTAAGCTGGCCGTTACGACAACCCCGAGAGCGTTTGCGCGCAACAAAGAGTTGGCGAAAGGCAGTTCGTTCGTGCGCGTCGCCCTCGGTTTGCATCCGCAACTCGTCGCAGAACGCGCTTCTGAACTGGCGCTTTTCGCAGACTTGCTGCCCCAGACACGATATGTTGGTGAAGTTGGCCTCGACGCGAGCCCGCGCCATTACCGATCTTTCGACAACCAGAAAGAAGTGTTTGGGACAATTCTGGATCTTTGTGCCGAGGCTGGCGACAAGGTCTTAAGCCTGCACAGTGTCCGATGCGCAAAACATGTGCTCGACATGGTGGAGGCTGGCCTGCCGACAGGACGTGGTGCTGTCGTACTGCACTGGTTCACCGGAAGTGCGAGCGAGGCGCGAAGAGCGGTGGACATGGGGTGCTACTTCTCGATCAATGAACGTATGTTTGCATCAGCGAAAGTTGGTGCGGTGCTCAAGGTCATACCCCCCGACCGACTGCTCACGGAGACTGACGGCCCGTTCGTCGAACGCAACGGCGTACCGCTTCAGCCATGCCGTGAACAACAACGCTAA